From the genome of Eublepharis macularius isolate TG4126 chromosome 12, MPM_Emac_v1.0, whole genome shotgun sequence, one region includes:
- the LOC129338293 gene encoding ras-related protein Rab-35-like — protein MAAKDYDHLFKLLIIGDSGVGKSSLLLRFADNTFSGSYITTIGVDFKIRTLMVNGERVKLQIWDTAGQERFRTITSTYYRNTHGVIIVYDVTNPESFVNVKRWLHEIGQNCDSVCKILVGNKCEDLSRKQVDTADARRFSEQMGVRLFETSAKENLNVEEMFNAITAMVLRTKQENLARLQQQNEVVKINKPKKKPAVKKCC, from the exons ATGGCTGCCAAGGATTATGACCACTTGTTCAAGCTGCTCATCATTGGGGACTCTG GGGTTGGGAAAAGCAGCCTACTGCTCCGCTTTGCAGACAATACCTTTTCTG GTAGCTACATCACAACCATTGGGGTAGATTTCAAAATTCGGACACTAATGGTGAATGGAGAGCGGGTAAAACTGCAGATCTGGGACACCGCGGGACAGGAACGCTTCCGGACCATCACTTCCAC GTATTACCGTAACACTCATGGTGTCATCATTGTGTATGACGTGACAAACCCCGAGTCCTTTGTTAACGTCAAGCGCTGGCTGCATGAGATTGGGCAGAACTGTGACAGCGTCTGCAAGATCCTGG TGGGTAACAAATGTGAGGACCTGTCACGGAAACAAGTGGATACAGCTGATGCCCGGCGGTTTAGTGAGCAGATGGGAGTGCGGCTATTTGAGACAAGCGCCAAGGAGAACCTCAATGTTGAAGAG ATGTTCAATGCTATCACAGCCATGGTGCTCCGGACCAAACAGGAAAACCTGGCGCGACTCCAACAGCAAAATGAGGTTGTCAAAATCAACAAGCCCAAGAAGAAACCAGCTGTCAAGAAATGTTGCTGA